The following proteins come from a genomic window of Myroides odoratus DSM 2801:
- a CDS encoding M4 family metallopeptidase, whose translation MKKKYLGRLSLYVALGLFQFVGYSYSTPITVTSKTQTNPYGTQLPFYKPLNDYGSFVIRMDQKTNLTAEEFVAKAIDFFGLNETNSFQLIHSYTDIMGQVHQTYQHIVGQYAVEGQMFIVHSNKNGRVTSVNGTIINIENKKSVYTLKEHVDSKVIISKEKAISIAFQANKITENAKTDYPVETVFVKSMKHNKAFVLAHKVRIDNFSSTQIQSKNVFVGVEKGDIVHEVSLLAHIDVQGRGDGFYRANLPLGLRLENDQYQLIDGERNIRTLDATQSTNLWEIYSGMGSVFTYATSTFPKNPANDIHWGLSKTYDYYWNVHHRHSYDAQGGEIVAFYNPIIMDGDRSGFPNNAVAISSFYNVMIFGRGGDTYNPLTGLDVVGHEFTHLVVNSNGRGGLVYQGESGALNEGFADIFGTSIEHYAVDDADWFIGTRVIKGPIHFMRSMSDPKEGREQSRQPNTYQGEYWVDTNIEWDSGGVHYNSGVINYWYYLLSEGGMGVNDIGNEYTVTGIGMQKAEQIAYLTLMTQLGSNSQYIDAVEGALTVTANLYGADSAEYYAVYDAWYAVGFGEKRPNMGVEDFELAADVFSLYPNPVTNGELTVVTKDDKGVVAFYNMAGQKVTQDFTVERGENKLNIPQLKTGNYIVIYESKERKISEKIIVK comes from the coding sequence GACTATGGTTCTTTTGTGATTCGTATGGATCAAAAGACAAACCTAACAGCAGAAGAATTTGTAGCAAAAGCGATTGATTTTTTTGGGTTAAATGAAACGAATTCGTTTCAACTCATCCATTCCTATACGGATATTATGGGACAGGTACACCAAACCTATCAACATATTGTGGGGCAATATGCGGTAGAAGGACAAATGTTTATTGTTCATAGTAATAAAAATGGGCGGGTAACAAGTGTTAATGGTACCATCATCAATATTGAAAATAAAAAAAGCGTATATACGCTAAAAGAACATGTAGATAGTAAAGTTATTATTTCAAAAGAAAAGGCGATTAGTATTGCTTTTCAAGCAAATAAAATAACAGAAAATGCGAAGACAGATTACCCTGTAGAAACTGTTTTTGTGAAGTCAATGAAACATAACAAGGCTTTTGTATTGGCTCATAAAGTGCGTATTGATAATTTCTCATCTACTCAAATTCAAAGCAAGAATGTCTTCGTTGGAGTCGAAAAAGGTGATATTGTGCATGAGGTATCTTTACTCGCGCATATTGACGTACAAGGAAGAGGAGATGGGTTCTATCGTGCTAATTTACCACTAGGATTACGATTGGAAAATGACCAGTATCAACTGATAGATGGAGAAAGAAATATAAGAACATTAGATGCTACACAATCAACAAATCTATGGGAAATCTATAGTGGAATGGGGAGTGTATTTACCTATGCAACATCTACTTTTCCGAAAAATCCAGCAAATGATATTCATTGGGGATTATCGAAAACATATGATTATTATTGGAATGTACACCATAGACATAGCTATGATGCACAAGGAGGAGAAATAGTAGCTTTTTATAATCCTATTATTATGGATGGAGATCGATCAGGTTTCCCTAATAATGCAGTAGCCATATCTTCTTTTTACAATGTGATGATTTTCGGTAGAGGTGGTGATACGTATAACCCGTTAACAGGTTTAGATGTTGTAGGACACGAATTTACTCATTTAGTGGTTAATAGTAATGGTAGAGGAGGATTGGTGTATCAAGGAGAATCGGGAGCGTTGAATGAAGGGTTTGCTGATATTTTTGGAACCTCTATTGAGCATTATGCAGTAGATGATGCCGATTGGTTTATCGGAACAAGAGTTATAAAAGGGCCCATTCATTTTATGAGAAGTATGAGTGACCCTAAAGAAGGAAGAGAACAGAGTCGACAGCCAAATACATACCAAGGAGAATATTGGGTAGATACAAATATAGAATGGGATAGTGGCGGTGTACATTATAACAGTGGAGTAATTAACTACTGGTATTATTTGCTCTCTGAAGGAGGAATGGGAGTAAATGATATTGGAAATGAGTATACTGTCACTGGAATTGGGATGCAAAAAGCAGAACAAATTGCTTATCTGACTTTAATGACACAATTGGGAAGCAATTCTCAATATATTGATGCAGTAGAGGGTGCATTGACTGTTACTGCAAATTTATATGGAGCAGATTCAGCGGAATATTATGCCGTTTATGACGCTTGGTATGCGGTTGGTTTTGGTGAAAAACGCCCAAACATGGGAGTAGAAGATTTTGAATTGGCAGCAGATGTATTTAGCTTATATCCTAATCCAGTTACAAATGGAGAATTAACGGTAGTAACGAAAGATGATAAAGGAGTGGTTGCGTTCTACAATATGGCAGGACAAAAAGTAACACAAGATTTTACTGTAGAAAGAGGGGAGAATAAATTGAATATCCCACAATTGAAAACAGGAAATTATATCGTGATTTATGAAAGCAAAGAGAGGAAGATTTCAGAGAAAATCA